A DNA window from Maribellus comscasis contains the following coding sequences:
- a CDS encoding GNAT family N-acetyltransferase: MKYLLTGQESERLLFRNLEETDFEWWLEFTSDKEATRYFDFTGDLYPEEFCRFWFDKVFERYRENTGGHNVLVNKITGERIGMCGLLIQEVDGVLEMEIGYSIHPKFWKKGYATEASNECRKFAFKKKFADSLISIVHRENIASMEVAKNNKMEFEKATVFKGAPVFIFRVFRNNQSS; this comes from the coding sequence ATGAAATATTTACTAACCGGACAGGAATCGGAACGTTTGCTTTTCCGGAACCTTGAGGAAACTGATTTTGAATGGTGGCTGGAATTTACTTCGGATAAAGAAGCTACCCGTTATTTTGATTTTACAGGTGATTTATATCCGGAGGAATTTTGTCGTTTTTGGTTTGATAAGGTTTTTGAAAGATACAGAGAAAATACAGGTGGTCATAATGTTCTGGTAAATAAGATTACAGGTGAACGGATTGGAATGTGTGGTCTTTTAATACAGGAAGTTGATGGTGTTTTGGAAATGGAGATAGGGTATTCAATTCATCCAAAATTCTGGAAAAAGGGGTACGCAACCGAGGCCTCAAACGAGTGCAGAAAATTTGCATTTAAAAAAAAATTTGCAGATTCACTGATTTCTATTGTTCACAGAGAAAATATTGCTTCGATGGAGGTTGCCAAAAACAACAAAATGGAGTTTGAAAAAGCTACTGTGTTTAAAGGAGCTCCTGTTTTTATCTTTAGGGTGTTTAGAAACAATCAGTCATCATAA
- a CDS encoding DUF3109 family protein, translated as MNKNRMIEIGRTLISLDIFEKHFLCDLLKCKGACCIEGDSGAPLTEEEAKTIEKNYAAYRAYLPKKHIREIEKQGFSVIDSDGDLVTPLVNNRQCAYSFYDENGILKCSIEKAYFERKTTFRKPVSCHLFPIRITEYKRFDAVNYQELDICKPGRQCGFSNQLPLYKFLKEPLIRKYGEEWYNEVEIAAKHLQQGT; from the coding sequence ATGAATAAAAACAGAATGATTGAAATTGGCCGTACATTAATTAGCCTTGATATTTTTGAGAAACACTTTCTCTGCGACCTATTGAAGTGCAAGGGAGCATGTTGTATCGAAGGTGATTCCGGCGCCCCACTGACAGAGGAGGAAGCAAAAACTATCGAAAAAAATTACGCGGCTTACCGGGCTTACCTTCCCAAAAAGCACATCAGAGAAATTGAGAAACAAGGCTTCTCGGTTATAGACAGTGATGGCGACCTGGTAACTCCACTCGTAAACAACCGGCAATGTGCTTATTCATTTTACGATGAAAATGGAATTTTGAAATGTAGCATCGAAAAAGCGTATTTTGAAAGAAAAACAACATTTAGAAAACCAGTCTCCTGCCATCTCTTTCCTATTCGAATAACAGAGTACAAAAGGTTTGATGCTGTTAATTATCAGGAACTCGACATTTGTAAACCAGGGAGACAATGCGGATTCTCAAATCAATTACCACTTTATAAATTCTTAAAAGAACCTCTTATCAGAAAATACGGAGAAGAATGGTATAACGAGGTTGAAATTGCTGCAAAGCACCTGCAGCAGGGGACTTAG
- a CDS encoding sensor histidine kinase, with translation MLKKNFIGIVYAAFISILIGITAMLLITGTLNRPFSVYVWNAGYSLCLGLPLFANGYLFHWFEKRYIDWINKPVKSVAAALSIHFGYSSVVIFIVNWFWFVVVLDQELRNFWASNTSMIISEYIIFVIVAAIIYAISFFRAWRSEVTQSEEIKREALSLKYQVLQNQVNPHFLFNSLNVLGSLIDIDSEKAKEFTRELSLFYRDVLHYKDQDIISLKEEIAFVKKYIYLQQIRFGEALEVEIIANENIRGRVIPLSLQALVENAVKHNEISKANPLKIVIAITDDYELIVENNIQSKKVLEPGSGTGLKNLASRYEFLTGKKVNISENNRYFRVILPLIVLDGK, from the coding sequence GTGCTAAAGAAGAATTTTATAGGAATTGTTTATGCTGCATTCATTTCTATTTTAATTGGTATAACTGCTATGCTGTTAATAACCGGCACATTAAACCGGCCTTTTTCGGTTTATGTTTGGAACGCGGGGTATTCTTTGTGCCTCGGATTACCGTTGTTTGCCAACGGATATTTGTTTCACTGGTTTGAAAAGCGTTATATCGACTGGATTAATAAACCGGTGAAAAGTGTTGCCGCCGCTCTTTCAATACACTTTGGATATTCGAGTGTTGTAATCTTTATTGTAAACTGGTTTTGGTTTGTAGTGGTTTTAGACCAGGAGTTGAGAAATTTCTGGGCTTCAAATACTTCCATGATAATTTCTGAATATATTATTTTTGTAATTGTTGCAGCCATTATTTATGCGATCTCATTCTTCAGGGCATGGCGAAGTGAGGTTACACAGTCGGAGGAAATAAAAAGAGAGGCGTTGTCATTAAAGTATCAGGTTTTACAAAATCAGGTAAATCCGCACTTTCTTTTTAACAGTTTAAATGTGCTGGGATCTCTAATTGATATTGACTCTGAAAAGGCAAAAGAGTTCACGCGTGAACTATCGCTTTTTTACCGCGATGTTCTTCACTATAAAGATCAGGATATTATTTCGCTGAAAGAAGAGATTGCTTTTGTTAAAAAGTACATTTATTTGCAACAAATCCGTTTTGGAGAAGCTCTTGAGGTAGAGATAATAGCCAATGAAAACATTCGAGGGAGAGTTATCCCGCTTTCTTTGCAGGCTTTGGTTGAAAATGCAGTAAAACACAATGAGATTTCGAAAGCGAATCCGCTTAAAATAGTGATCGCAATTACTGATGATTACGAATTAATAGTTGAAAATAATATTCAGTCTAAAAAAGTGTTGGAACCGGGTAGCGGAACAGGCTTAAAGAATTTGGCGAGCCGCTACGAGTTTTTAACCGGCAAAAAAGTAAACATCAGTGAAAACAATCGTTACTTCAGAGTTATATTGCCTTTAATTGTTTTAGATGGAAAATGA
- a CDS encoding VOC family protein, translating into MKIEHIAVWTSNLEGMRSFYMRYFDASSNEIYYNHSKGYRSYFLTFDGDCRLEIMEMPGIPKSKNDPVKQFSGLIHFAIKVNSRTDVNKLTGTIREDGFKVVSEPRTTGDGYYESVILDPDGNRVEIVA; encoded by the coding sequence ATGAAAATTGAACACATTGCAGTATGGACCAGTAATCTGGAAGGAATGCGCAGTTTTTATATGCGTTATTTCGATGCATCTTCAAACGAGATTTATTACAACCATTCAAAAGGATACCGTTCCTATTTTCTTACTTTCGATGGTGATTGCCGCCTTGAAATAATGGAAATGCCCGGCATACCAAAGTCAAAAAATGACCCGGTAAAACAATTTTCCGGGCTAATTCATTTTGCTATAAAAGTGAATTCCAGAACCGATGTAAACAAACTTACGGGTACGATCAGGGAAGATGGATTTAAAGTTGTAAGCGAACCCCGGACAACAGGAGACGGATACTACGAAAGTGTCATTTTAGACCCCGATGGAAACAGGGTTGAGATTGTGGCCTGA
- a CDS encoding sulfatase-like hydrolase/transferase, protein MRLHYFLKKSTLLISFLTFIFFISCKEKAPKELPNILWLTSEDNSPFAGCYGDEFATTPNLDKLASEGFLYTHAYANAPVCAPARNTIITGVYACSNGNQHMRSYYPKSETVKTYPEFLREVGYYCTNNVKTDYNTTSINPDEIWDECSREAHYKNRAPGQPFFAVFNTTISHESSIHKWIPNEDLRHKPADVTLPPHHPDTPEMRHDWAQYYDKVEDMDTQIGKWLQELEDAGLTDNTIVFYYGDHGGVLARSKRYVYESGTRVPFIVRIPEKYKYLFPESNPGSKVDRLVSFVDLVPTLLSIAGIEIPDYLQGDAFLGEQKTEDPEYAFMFRGRMDERYDMSRAVRDKKFRYIRNYMPYRIYGQHLEYLWRAPSIGSWERAYKNGECDQVQSIFWEPKPAEELYDTENDPWEVNNLAEDPSYKDVLDRMRIANRDWMLRIEDTGFIPEADRIERAGEEPFYDYMRGGSVNLEKLIEVAEVATQGKPENMDLMISYLKDDESAVRYWGATGLLILGEKAASAKQDLEAALTDESPNVVVAAAETLYKLGEKEKSRSALLAVLEDGNPFARCYALNAIDGTEDSSQEMIDGVIAMIKRMPDMDRNRYDLRAARGLFEKWGLDPLKYDLVFNW, encoded by the coding sequence ATGAGACTTCACTATTTTTTGAAAAAATCAACTTTGTTAATCTCTTTTTTAACCTTTATTTTTTTTATAAGTTGTAAGGAGAAGGCACCCAAAGAACTGCCAAATATCTTGTGGTTGACAAGTGAGGATAATAGCCCCTTTGCGGGATGTTACGGAGATGAGTTTGCCACAACTCCAAATCTGGATAAATTAGCGTCGGAGGGGTTTTTGTATACACATGCATACGCAAATGCACCTGTTTGTGCACCTGCGCGAAATACAATAATTACAGGTGTTTATGCTTGTTCAAACGGCAATCAGCACATGCGGAGTTATTACCCTAAATCAGAAACAGTAAAAACATATCCTGAGTTTTTGCGGGAAGTAGGATATTATTGTACCAATAATGTTAAAACTGATTATAATACGACATCGATAAACCCGGATGAAATTTGGGATGAATGCAGCAGGGAGGCTCATTATAAGAATCGGGCGCCCGGGCAACCGTTTTTTGCTGTCTTTAATACTACTATTTCACACGAAAGTTCCATCCATAAGTGGATTCCCAACGAAGACCTGAGACACAAACCTGCAGATGTTACACTACCGCCTCATCATCCTGATACTCCTGAGATGAGACATGATTGGGCACAGTATTATGACAAGGTTGAAGACATGGATACTCAGATTGGAAAATGGTTGCAGGAGCTCGAGGATGCCGGCCTCACTGACAATACCATTGTTTTTTATTACGGTGATCATGGTGGTGTGCTGGCTCGCAGTAAAAGATATGTTTACGAATCAGGAACACGGGTTCCTTTTATTGTTCGTATCCCTGAAAAATATAAATATCTGTTTCCTGAAAGCAATCCGGGGTCGAAAGTAGACCGTTTGGTAAGTTTTGTTGACCTGGTCCCGACTTTGCTTAGCATCGCAGGAATTGAAATACCTGATTACCTTCAGGGAGATGCTTTTTTGGGAGAGCAAAAAACAGAAGATCCGGAATATGCTTTTATGTTTCGTGGAAGAATGGACGAACGCTATGATATGAGCAGGGCTGTTCGGGATAAAAAATTCAGATATATTCGCAATTACATGCCGTACCGGATTTATGGCCAGCATCTGGAATATCTGTGGCGTGCTCCTTCAATTGGCTCATGGGAGCGGGCATACAAAAATGGTGAATGTGACCAAGTGCAGAGTATTTTTTGGGAACCAAAGCCGGCGGAGGAATTGTACGATACAGAGAACGATCCATGGGAAGTAAATAATTTGGCCGAGGACCCTTCTTATAAGGACGTTTTGGACAGAATGAGAATAGCAAACAGGGATTGGATGTTGCGGATTGAAGATACCGGATTTATTCCTGAAGCCGATCGGATTGAACGGGCAGGTGAAGAGCCGTTTTATGATTATATGAGAGGTGGTAGCGTTAATTTAGAGAAACTTATTGAAGTAGCAGAAGTTGCAACACAGGGAAAGCCTGAGAACATGGATTTGATGATCTCATATCTAAAAGATGATGAAAGCGCGGTTCGATACTGGGGAGCAACCGGATTATTGATTTTAGGTGAAAAAGCTGCTTCAGCAAAGCAAGATCTGGAAGCTGCATTAACAGATGAATCTCCAAATGTTGTTGTTGCAGCGGCTGAGACGCTTTATAAACTGGGAGAAAAAGAAAAAAGCAGAAGTGCATTGCTTGCAGTTCTTGAAGACGGGAATCCTTTTGCGCGTTGTTATGCTTTAAATGCAATTGACGGAACAGAAGATTCAAGTCAGGAAATGATAGACGGAGTGATTGCTATGATAAAAAGGATGCCCGATATGGATCGTAATCGTTATGATTTGCGTGCAGCTCGCGGGTTATTTGAAAAATGGGGACTGGACCCGCTTAAATACGATTTGGTTTTTAACTGGTAG
- a CDS encoding LytR/AlgR family response regulator transcription factor has translation MENEIKILIVEDEPLAAAQLAALIASLKPGAKILEVCDTVKSAINWIAKNDEPDLAFFDIQLGDGLSFEIFEQVDLNCPVIFVTAYDQYAIQAFKVNSVDYLLKPIEKQELDSALQKYESMLTSKSPNLSPEIIEEIVTSFSRRKFKERFLAKVGSHLRIIEIDDVLYFYSYQKGTFVKLADGKDYLLDYSLEVIEEMVDPSVFFRINRKYFISLQSIQDVIAYSSSRLKLKVQNPVQDDFLVAREKVKAFKKWIEGDS, from the coding sequence ATGGAAAATGAAATAAAAATATTAATTGTAGAGGATGAACCCCTGGCAGCAGCACAACTGGCCGCTCTGATTGCTTCTTTGAAGCCGGGAGCAAAGATTTTGGAGGTTTGCGATACGGTTAAATCTGCAATTAACTGGATTGCGAAAAATGATGAGCCGGATTTGGCATTTTTTGATATTCAACTGGGCGATGGATTGAGTTTTGAAATTTTTGAACAGGTAGATTTGAATTGTCCGGTTATTTTTGTTACTGCTTACGACCAATACGCGATACAGGCTTTTAAAGTTAACAGCGTTGATTATCTTTTGAAACCGATTGAAAAACAAGAACTGGATAGCGCTTTGCAAAAATATGAAAGCATGTTGACGTCTAAATCTCCGAATCTTTCGCCAGAAATTATTGAGGAGATTGTTACATCGTTTAGCCGGAGAAAGTTTAAAGAACGATTTCTTGCAAAAGTAGGAAGCCATCTCCGGATTATTGAAATTGATGATGTCCTGTATTTTTATTCTTATCAGAAAGGAACCTTTGTGAAACTGGCAGATGGAAAGGATTATCTTCTGGATTACAGTCTGGAAGTGATTGAAGAGATGGTAGACCCATCAGTTTTTTTCAGAATAAACAGGAAGTATTTTATTTCATTACAAAGTATTCAGGATGTAATTGCATACAGTAGTTCAAGATTAAAACTGAAAGTTCAAAATCCTGTACAAGATGATTTTTTGGTAGCCCGCGAAAAAGTAAAAGCTTTTAAAAAATGGATTGAAGGAGACAGTTAG
- a CDS encoding HD domain-containing protein, whose amino-acid sequence MAILHFNMNKNRKNIVTQTANYVQGVFEKDSSGHDWWHIYRVYNLSLKISGVEGGEKFVVELSALLHDLDDWKLNGGEDANKAENWLKKVGVENKDRARILQVIDEVSFKGAGVETRATSLEAKIVQDADRLDAIGAIGIARTFAYGGNKNRVIYDPEIKPVKHNSFDSYKRNIAPTINHFYEKLLLLKDRLNTTTARNIAQNRHEFMEKFLHQFFSEWETIF is encoded by the coding sequence ATGGCTATCTTACACTTTAATATGAATAAAAATCGGAAAAATATAGTTACTCAAACTGCCAATTATGTTCAGGGTGTTTTTGAAAAAGATAGTTCCGGGCATGACTGGTGGCATATTTACAGGGTTTATAATCTTTCTCTTAAGATTTCAGGGGTGGAAGGAGGCGAAAAATTTGTAGTTGAACTTTCAGCTCTTTTGCATGATTTGGATGACTGGAAACTTAACGGTGGCGAAGATGCAAATAAGGCTGAAAACTGGCTTAAAAAGGTCGGCGTTGAAAATAAAGATCGTGCAAGAATTCTTCAGGTAATTGACGAGGTTTCGTTTAAAGGAGCAGGAGTTGAAACAAGAGCAACATCACTGGAGGCCAAAATTGTACAAGATGCAGACCGGCTTGATGCCATTGGTGCCATTGGAATTGCGCGCACTTTTGCGTACGGGGGGAATAAAAACCGCGTTATTTACGACCCGGAAATTAAACCGGTGAAACATAACAGTTTTGACTCGTATAAAAGGAACATAGCTCCAACTATTAATCATTTTTACGAAAAATTGTTGTTGCTTAAAGACAGACTAAATACTACAACAGCCAGAAATATTGCTCAAAACAGACACGAATTTATGGAGAAATTCCTTCATCAGTTTTTTTCTGAATGGGAGACTATTTTTTAA
- the gpmI gene encoding 2,3-bisphosphoglycerate-independent phosphoglycerate mutase, producing MAEIQKTLLMILDGWGIGDGSKSDIVATAPTPFMDSAKEKYPNAQLLTSGENVGLPDGQMGNSEVGHLNIGAGRVLYQDMVKITKAIRDKSLWEHPQIVKAYTYAKENNKKVHLLGLIGPGGVHALSSHMVALAQIATDMGLEDIFIHGLTDGRDTDPRSGYGFIESDLEALKPTNAKFASLIGRYYGMDRDKNYDRLKLAYDLYTEGKGEKSSNILTSIQASYDNGVTDEFMKPVVMVDENEEPIGKIEEGDVVICFNFRTDRLRQTTIAFTQENLPDYGMKTMNLQWYTMTNYKADFKGINVIFDKENVVNTMGEIVSKAGLKQIRIAETEKYAHVTFFFSGGREDEFEGESRILIQSPKVPTYDLQPEMSAPKIKDAIVPKLKNGEADFVCLNFANGDMVGHTGVYDAIYKAVTAVDQCAKEVVEAALEGGFNVMIIADHGNADNAVNADGSENTAHSLNPVPCVFISDKKDVQIENGILADVAPTLLSVMGLEIPKEMTGKVLVK from the coding sequence ATGGCTGAAATACAAAAAACATTATTAATGATCCTTGACGGATGGGGGATTGGCGATGGTTCGAAAAGTGATATCGTTGCAACTGCTCCAACACCGTTTATGGATTCTGCAAAAGAGAAATATCCAAATGCACAATTATTAACTTCGGGAGAAAATGTTGGTCTTCCCGACGGACAAATGGGGAACTCAGAAGTAGGCCATCTAAACATCGGTGCAGGCCGTGTCCTATACCAGGACATGGTAAAAATAACCAAGGCAATCCGTGATAAATCGTTGTGGGAGCATCCTCAAATTGTTAAAGCTTACACTTACGCAAAAGAAAACAATAAAAAAGTTCATCTTCTTGGATTAATCGGGCCCGGTGGAGTCCATGCTTTGAGTTCACATATGGTGGCGCTGGCACAAATTGCCACCGACATGGGTTTGGAAGATATCTTTATCCACGGGTTAACAGATGGACGCGATACAGATCCTCGTTCAGGGTATGGTTTTATTGAGTCGGATCTGGAGGCTTTGAAACCAACAAATGCAAAATTTGCTTCATTGATTGGCCGATACTACGGAATGGATCGTGATAAAAACTATGACCGTTTAAAACTGGCATATGATTTATATACTGAAGGGAAAGGCGAGAAATCATCTAACATTTTAACTTCTATTCAGGCATCATACGATAACGGTGTCACCGATGAATTTATGAAACCCGTAGTAATGGTAGATGAAAACGAAGAGCCGATTGGGAAAATCGAAGAAGGCGACGTGGTAATTTGTTTTAACTTCCGCACCGATCGTTTGCGCCAGACGACCATTGCGTTTACTCAAGAAAATCTTCCTGATTATGGCATGAAAACCATGAATCTGCAATGGTATACCATGACCAACTACAAAGCTGATTTTAAAGGAATTAATGTTATTTTTGATAAAGAGAATGTTGTAAATACGATGGGAGAGATTGTTTCAAAAGCCGGGTTAAAACAAATCCGAATTGCCGAAACAGAAAAATATGCCCACGTTACTTTCTTTTTTAGCGGAGGCCGAGAAGATGAATTTGAAGGAGAAAGCCGGATTTTAATTCAATCACCCAAAGTTCCTACTTATGATTTACAGCCGGAAATGTCGGCGCCCAAGATAAAAGATGCCATTGTTCCCAAATTAAAAAACGGGGAAGCTGATTTTGTTTGCCTTAATTTTGCCAATGGTGATATGGTGGGACACACAGGTGTTTACGATGCCATTTACAAAGCGGTAACTGCGGTTGATCAATGTGCTAAAGAAGTTGTTGAAGCAGCTCTTGAAGGGGGATTTAATGTGATGATTATAGCGGACCACGGAAATGCTGACAATGCAGTAAACGCTGATGGTTCGGAAAACACAGCCCATTCTCTTAACCCGGTTCCCTGTGTTTTTATCAGCGACAAAAAAGATGTTCAAATTGAAAATGGAATATTAGCCGACGTTGCTCCTACCCTTCTTTCTGTCATGGGATTGGAAATACCAAAAGAAATGACAGGGAAAGTATTAGTAAAATAA
- a CDS encoding TonB-dependent receptor: MKTILSIFFISFSLLISGQTKINGYVKSENGEALPGVNIFLENTYDGASSGENGDFSFSTDEKGIFLLKATFIGYKSWEKEVDLSEDIYVEIILKESVNTLDAVIITAGSFAASDESRASVMKSLDVYTTPTANGDIMAAMKTMPGNQAASDDGRLLVRGGDVYETQTYIDGLVAAKPYFSKTPDVATRGRFAPSLFSGVSFNSGGYSAEYGQALSSVLVLNSNDLAENDNTGLSIMSIGGEVNKTKRWTKSSLMLSGGYTNLSAYDKVFNSSIDWEKPVQAVNGTAVFRHKTSSRGMFKGYITTDWGNLSYFVPAAKPDELMRISNKGTTVYSNLSYRDCFSDKSCYKIGVSSTIQNNKLGLDFDNIQTLEMNVETRFSVFHDVSDGVKITWGANETYNKYDLEYKPFESTSSKLDFDDHLLGGFIESEIKFSRNLAIRPGIRSEYSSVLNKWNFAPRFALALKTGKEAQVSGAWGLYHQTPQADYLRWETSLDFERAYHYVLSYQFGDISKRLFRAEVYYKTYNRLVTYSGDNEYQISNIQNSGTGYAGGIDIFWRDLKSIKGFDYWITYSYIDTKRKYQNYPEKVTPWFVSDHNFSFVGKYWVNQINTQFGLSFTAASGRPYNNINSDEFMAEKTKPYSDLSLNLSHVFYIGDQYSVLYCSVNNVLGNDNTLSYRPSNLSDAQGNYTMIPVKRDLKRMVFIGLFLNF, encoded by the coding sequence ATGAAAACAATTTTATCCATTTTTTTTATTTCTTTTTCTCTTTTAATAAGTGGTCAAACCAAAATCAACGGGTATGTAAAATCAGAAAACGGGGAAGCACTTCCCGGAGTAAATATTTTTTTGGAAAACACATACGATGGTGCCAGTTCCGGTGAGAACGGAGATTTTTCATTTTCAACAGACGAAAAGGGTATTTTTCTTTTGAAAGCCACTTTTATTGGCTACAAAAGCTGGGAAAAAGAAGTTGATCTTTCAGAAGATATTTATGTTGAAATAATTTTAAAAGAAAGTGTAAATACCCTTGATGCGGTTATAATTACAGCCGGAAGTTTTGCCGCTTCCGATGAATCGAGGGCTTCAGTTATGAAATCGCTCGATGTGTATACAACACCAACTGCCAACGGCGATATAATGGCAGCCATGAAAACCATGCCGGGCAACCAGGCTGCTTCCGACGACGGACGTTTGCTGGTGCGTGGCGGCGATGTTTATGAAACACAAACATACATTGATGGTCTTGTTGCTGCAAAACCATATTTTTCAAAGACACCTGATGTGGCTACCCGCGGACGTTTCGCTCCTTCGCTGTTTAGCGGCGTTTCATTTAATTCCGGTGGATATTCAGCAGAATACGGACAGGCACTTTCGTCAGTTTTGGTTTTGAATTCAAACGACCTCGCCGAAAATGATAATACAGGGCTCTCTATAATGAGTATTGGTGGAGAAGTAAACAAAACCAAACGCTGGACAAAGTCGTCGCTAATGTTGTCAGGCGGCTATACCAACCTTTCGGCATACGATAAGGTTTTTAACAGCAGCATCGACTGGGAGAAACCGGTTCAGGCTGTAAACGGAACTGCTGTATTCCGGCACAAAACCAGCTCCCGTGGAATGTTCAAAGGATATATAACCACCGATTGGGGCAATCTTTCGTATTTTGTTCCTGCTGCAAAGCCTGACGAGTTAATGCGAATTTCCAACAAAGGAACAACCGTCTACTCCAATCTTTCCTATCGCGACTGTTTTTCGGATAAAAGCTGTTATAAAATCGGGGTTTCGTCAACTATTCAGAACAACAAATTGGGCTTGGATTTTGACAATATACAAACGTTGGAAATGAATGTGGAAACGCGTTTTTCTGTATTTCACGATGTTTCAGATGGTGTGAAAATTACATGGGGAGCAAATGAAACGTACAATAAATACGATTTGGAATACAAACCGTTTGAAAGCACATCTTCGAAACTGGATTTTGATGATCACCTGCTTGGTGGTTTTATTGAAAGTGAGATTAAATTCAGTAGAAACCTTGCCATCCGACCCGGAATTCGTTCTGAATATTCATCTGTATTAAATAAGTGGAATTTTGCGCCACGTTTTGCCCTTGCATTAAAAACCGGTAAAGAAGCTCAGGTTTCCGGCGCCTGGGGTTTGTATCATCAAACTCCGCAGGCCGATTATCTTCGCTGGGAGACGAGCCTCGATTTTGAAAGGGCTTATCACTATGTTTTAAGTTACCAGTTTGGCGATATATCAAAACGTTTGTTTCGAGCTGAAGTTTATTACAAAACCTACAACCGGTTGGTTACTTACAGCGGAGATAACGAATATCAGATTTCAAATATTCAAAACAGCGGAACCGGTTATGCCGGTGGGATTGATATTTTTTGGCGCGACCTTAAATCAATTAAAGGCTTTGACTACTGGATAACGTATTCATACATAGATACAAAAAGAAAATATCAAAATTATCCAGAGAAAGTAACGCCCTGGTTTGTGTCGGATCATAACTTTTCATTTGTTGGCAAGTACTGGGTGAATCAAATCAATACTCAGTTTGGGCTTTCATTCACCGCTGCGAGTGGCCGGCCTTATAACAATATAAATTCGGATGAGTTTATGGCGGAAAAGACAAAACCGTATTCCGACTTGAGCTTAAACCTCAGCCACGTTTTTTATATCGGGGATCAGTATTCTGTTCTTTACTGTTCGGTTAATAATGTTTTGGGAAATGATAATACCTTGAGCTATCGTCCATCAAATCTATCGGATGCGCAGGGAAACTACACAATGATTCCGGTAAAACGCGATTTAAAACGAATGGTTTTTATTGGGCTGTTTCTGAACTTTTAA
- a CDS encoding FKBP-type peptidyl-prolyl cis-trans isomerase, whose translation MAKREKKIRNKGSAGNNRRVGEDFLIQNKKKEGVIETESGLQYTIIEKKEGGRITAIFDEVKIHQRAMLLDGRILEDTYRQNAPELVKVEELIEGLQEGLLLMNVGSRFKFWIPPELGWGRKGTGNKIPPNATLLFDIRLLEIL comes from the coding sequence ATGGCAAAGAGAGAGAAAAAAATACGAAATAAAGGTTCCGCCGGTAACAACAGGAGAGTTGGCGAAGATTTTTTAATTCAAAACAAAAAAAAGGAAGGCGTAATTGAGACTGAATCCGGATTACAATATACAATTATAGAAAAAAAAGAAGGTGGTCGTATTACGGCCATTTTTGACGAAGTAAAGATTCACCAGCGAGCTATGTTGCTCGATGGAAGAATACTGGAAGATACTTACCGTCAAAATGCTCCCGAGCTCGTTAAAGTTGAAGAACTGATTGAGGGGTTACAGGAAGGTTTACTCCTGATGAATGTTGGGAGCAGATTTAAATTTTGGATTCCTCCCGAATTAGGTTGGGGACGTAAAGGAACCGGAAACAAAATACCGCCCAACGCGACATTACTATTTGATATTCGCTTACTCGAGATCTTATAG